In a genomic window of Pontibacter liquoris:
- a CDS encoding galactokinase gives MIDDIQAKFRELYQQEPLLVRSPGRVNLIGEHTDYNDGFVLPAAINKEIFFAIAPNNTNQVRMYAFDLQESATFDVNHIQRSKTSWHNYLLGVIAQFQKGKYKVPGFDVVFGGNVPIGAGLSSSAAVECGLAFGLNHLFDFGLEKLSLVKMAQLAEHEYAGVMSGIMDQFASMFGKKNHAIKLDCRSLDYEYMDIDMQDYRIVLCDTRIKHSLAATEYNTRRKECEAGVALLRKHYPEITSLRDVTLPMLEQHQAEFDPVVYRRCTYVVQENNRVLVACQHLEEGDMQAFGQQMYVSHEGLQHDYEVSCPELDFLVDQTRPLKTVAGARMMGGGFGGCTINLVETAAVDAFTKQMADAYQKQFGVTLQLYIASIVDGSSLVDC, from the coding sequence ATGATAGACGATATACAAGCAAAGTTCAGGGAGCTCTACCAGCAGGAGCCTCTGCTGGTGCGCTCGCCGGGCCGGGTAAACCTGATCGGGGAACACACGGATTATAATGACGGCTTTGTGTTACCGGCGGCCATTAACAAGGAGATCTTCTTTGCTATCGCCCCAAACAACACCAATCAGGTACGTATGTACGCGTTCGACCTGCAGGAAAGCGCTACGTTTGACGTAAACCACATTCAGCGCTCTAAGACAAGCTGGCACAATTACCTGCTGGGCGTTATTGCCCAGTTCCAGAAAGGCAAGTATAAGGTGCCGGGCTTCGATGTGGTGTTTGGTGGCAATGTGCCCATCGGGGCCGGACTATCGTCTTCTGCCGCTGTTGAGTGCGGGCTGGCCTTTGGCCTCAACCACCTCTTTGATTTTGGCCTGGAAAAACTATCACTGGTAAAAATGGCTCAGCTGGCCGAGCACGAGTATGCCGGCGTAATGAGCGGCATCATGGACCAGTTTGCCAGCATGTTCGGAAAAAAGAACCACGCTATCAAGCTGGACTGCCGCTCCCTGGACTATGAATACATGGACATAGACATGCAGGATTACCGCATCGTCCTTTGCGATACCCGCATCAAGCACTCGTTGGCAGCCACCGAATACAACACCCGCCGGAAGGAATGCGAAGCCGGCGTTGCCCTGCTGCGCAAGCACTACCCCGAAATTACCAGCCTGCGCGATGTTACCCTGCCGATGCTGGAGCAGCACCAGGCAGAATTTGACCCGGTGGTATACCGGCGCTGTACGTATGTGGTGCAGGAGAACAACCGCGTCCTGGTAGCCTGCCAGCACCTGGAGGAAGGCGATATGCAAGCGTTCGGGCAACAGATGTACGTCTCGCACGAGGGCCTGCAGCACGACTATGAAGTGAGTTGCCCCGAGCTGGATTTCCTGGTAGACCAGACACGGCCGCTAAAAACGGTAGCAGGCGCCCGCATGATGGGCGGCGGCTTTGGCGGTTGCACCATCAACCTGGTGGAGACAGCCGCCGTGGACGCCTTTACAAAACAGATGGCCGACGCCTACCAGAAACAGTTTGGCGTAACGCTGCAGCTCTACATTGCCAGCATTGTGGATGGCAGCAGCCTGGTTGATTGTTGA
- a CDS encoding UDP-glucose--hexose-1-phosphate uridylyltransferase — translation MATFNAADHPHRRYNPLNGEWVLVSPHRAKRPWQGQQEELSPEMRPAYDPGCYLCPTNVRANGEHNPAYTSTYVFDNDFGALQATTPPGGFNKGGLLVAESERGICKVICFSPRHDLTLPQMDVAAIRHVVDVWQQEYEELGKLDFINHVQIFENKGAMMGCSNPHPHGQIWAQSTIPAEPAKETMQQAAYYSQHQRSLLQDYLDQELADTSRIIYQNEHFVTLVPFWAVWPFETMIISKRHLQHIGQLTDAEKDAFADAIKQLTTAYDKLFNISFPYSSGIHQQPTDGQEHPEWHFHMHFYPPLLRSATVKKFMVGYEMLGEPQRDITAETSAEKLRSLF, via the coding sequence ATGGCAACGTTTAATGCAGCAGACCATCCGCACCGAAGATATAACCCCCTGAACGGCGAGTGGGTGCTCGTATCGCCCCACCGGGCCAAGCGCCCCTGGCAGGGCCAGCAGGAAGAACTGAGCCCTGAAATGCGGCCGGCTTACGACCCTGGCTGCTACCTCTGCCCTACCAACGTGCGGGCAAACGGAGAGCACAACCCGGCTTATACATCCACTTATGTGTTTGACAATGATTTTGGCGCGCTGCAGGCCACCACGCCTCCGGGTGGGTTCAACAAAGGTGGGCTGCTGGTAGCTGAAAGCGAACGGGGTATTTGCAAGGTGATCTGCTTTTCGCCGCGCCACGACCTGACCCTGCCCCAGATGGACGTGGCAGCGATCCGGCACGTGGTAGATGTATGGCAGCAGGAGTATGAGGAACTCGGCAAGCTCGACTTTATCAACCATGTGCAAATATTTGAGAACAAAGGCGCCATGATGGGCTGCAGCAACCCGCACCCGCATGGGCAGATCTGGGCGCAGAGCACCATTCCGGCAGAGCCGGCCAAGGAAACGATGCAACAGGCAGCCTATTACAGCCAGCACCAGCGCAGCCTGCTGCAGGATTACCTGGACCAGGAACTTGCCGACACCTCCCGCATCATTTACCAGAACGAGCATTTTGTAACGCTGGTGCCTTTCTGGGCCGTATGGCCATTTGAAACGATGATCATCAGCAAGCGGCACCTGCAGCACATCGGCCAGCTAACGGATGCGGAGAAAGACGCCTTTGCCGATGCCATCAAGCAGCTGACCACTGCCTACGACAAACTCTTCAACATCTCCTTTCCTTATTCTTCGGGCATTCACCAGCAGCCCACCGACGGACAGGAGCACCCGGAATGGCATTTCCACATGCATTTTTACCCGCCGCTGCTGCGTTCGGCCACCGTTAAAAAATTTATGGTAGGCTACGAGATGCTGGGAGAGCCCCAGCGCGATATTACTGCCGAGACCAGCGCCGAAAAGTTACGCAGCTTGTTTTGA
- a CDS encoding sodium/sugar symporter: MSALDYIVFLVYFVIVSGYGIYIYRRHRRQEFDSKDYFLAEGSLTWWAIGASLIASNISAEQFIGMSGSGFAMGLAISTYEWMAAVTLLVVAVFFIPIYLRNKIYTMPQFLSQRYNDTVSTILAVFWLLVYVFVNLTSILYLGALAVETVSGIDFTYCLYGLAIFALFITLGGMKVIGYTDVFQVLVLTLGGLATTYLALDLVATQFGGSGVLYGFNVLHQEAASHFHMILNEGQLMMPDGQGGVRDAYMDLPGLSVLIGGMWIVNLSYWGANQYIVQRALGANLPTARSGLLFAAFLKLLMPVIVVLPGIAAYVLFKEGMFQQEMVDAASHVKPDHAYPALLDLLPTGLKGLSFAALTAAIVASLAGKANSISTIFVLDIYKKFLNPRATEKNLVNTGKIVIVIALIIGILVAPALRNLDQGFQYIQEYTGFISPGVLAIFLLGFFWKRTTSLAAIVASLLTIPLSTFLKFQFPEIPFLDRMGIVFVVLIVLMVILTLLDPKSKYNPKGLDIDSSMFKPTLSFVIGSLIIIGIISALYTVYW, from the coding sequence ATGAGCGCACTTGACTACATTGTATTCCTGGTATACTTTGTGATAGTATCCGGTTACGGCATCTACATTTACCGCCGCCACCGGCGGCAGGAATTCGACTCCAAAGACTACTTCCTAGCCGAAGGGTCGCTTACCTGGTGGGCCATCGGTGCCTCTCTCATTGCCTCCAACATATCGGCAGAACAGTTTATCGGTATGTCCGGTTCTGGTTTTGCCATGGGCCTGGCCATCTCCACCTACGAGTGGATGGCAGCCGTAACGCTGCTGGTGGTAGCGGTGTTCTTTATCCCGATCTACCTCCGGAACAAGATCTACACCATGCCGCAGTTCCTTTCGCAGCGGTATAACGATACGGTAAGTACCATTCTAGCGGTGTTCTGGCTGCTGGTATACGTTTTCGTGAACCTCACCTCGATCCTATACTTAGGAGCGCTGGCGGTGGAAACCGTGTCAGGCATCGACTTTACTTACTGCCTCTACGGCCTGGCTATCTTTGCCTTGTTCATTACCCTGGGCGGCATGAAAGTGATCGGTTATACCGACGTGTTCCAGGTATTGGTGCTAACCCTGGGCGGCCTTGCTACCACCTACCTGGCGCTGGACCTGGTAGCTACGCAGTTTGGCGGCAGCGGTGTTTTATATGGCTTTAATGTGTTACACCAGGAAGCTGCCTCCCACTTCCACATGATCCTGAACGAAGGGCAGTTGATGATGCCGGACGGCCAGGGAGGCGTACGCGACGCCTATATGGACCTACCCGGCTTATCGGTTCTGATCGGTGGTATGTGGATCGTGAACCTGAGCTACTGGGGTGCTAACCAGTACATCGTGCAGCGTGCGCTGGGTGCCAACCTGCCCACAGCCCGGAGCGGCCTGTTGTTTGCCGCATTCCTGAAACTGCTTATGCCGGTAATTGTAGTACTGCCTGGTATAGCGGCCTATGTGTTGTTTAAAGAAGGCATGTTTCAGCAGGAAATGGTAGATGCTGCCAGCCACGTAAAACCGGACCATGCTTACCCTGCCCTGCTCGATCTGTTGCCAACCGGCCTGAAAGGATTATCTTTTGCAGCCCTGACAGCAGCCATTGTTGCTTCTTTGGCAGGCAAGGCCAACAGTATCTCGACGATCTTTGTGCTGGATATCTATAAGAAATTCCTTAACCCGAGAGCTACCGAAAAGAATCTGGTAAATACAGGTAAGATCGTGATCGTGATTGCCTTGATTATTGGCATTCTGGTGGCGCCTGCGCTGCGCAACCTCGACCAGGGCTTCCAGTACATCCAGGAGTATACGGGCTTTATCTCACCGGGCGTACTGGCCATCTTCCTGCTGGGTTTCTTCTGGAAGCGTACTACTTCGCTGGCCGCTATCGTTGCTTCGCTGCTGACGATTCCGCTCTCCACGTTCCTGAAGTTCCAGTTTCCTGAAATTCCGTTCCTCGACCGGATGGGCATTGTGTTCGTGGTACTGATTGTGCTGATGGTTATTCTGACCCTGCTCGATCCGAAAAGCAAGTATAACCCCAAAGGACTTGATATCGATTCGTCCATGTTCAAGCCTACCCTTTCGTTTGTGATCGGCTCGCTCATTATTATCGGTATTATCTCGGCCCTTTATACCGTTTACTGGTAG
- a CDS encoding DUF6377 domain-containing protein: MKVLSFLLLLLFCAGGAFARADKDSLLTQLSYTIAQKEVYNSTKEDRIARLKQQLGNEALSLQEQFGLIDTLYTEYRSFKYDSAFTYAQKLQRTAAKLNDTNRSTYAKIQVSFILLSSGMFKETLDSLRTVSLTNQPDSIRVAYYALKARAYYDLANYNMDNYYARRYIASGNRYLDSAMALTSPNTLTYHSLSGLRNLKSGKYEKAADDFRQILQAHHPSLHQYAIAAASLGTVYKETGDTEKAIYWMARAAIADIKSSTSEAVALMNLAELLYEKGDENRAYTYIKQALEDATFYGARQRKIQVAAILPIIEGERLTTVESQRQRLFFYALAVTVLSGLVILFAVIIFRQVRRLKQAEKKISEANEDLQHMNANLVEANKIKEEYLGYSFNSYADYISKLEKFKLSIDKKLTARKYDEIQQVLKSVNLKKERGLLYQSFDKVFLKLFPNFVPAFNAYFNEEDKIVPADHESLTIELRIFALIRMGIHDHEQIAQILEYSVNTIYTYKTRVKNRSLLPNEEFEKKIMEIKAF; this comes from the coding sequence ATGAAAGTACTTTCTTTTTTGCTGCTGCTCCTTTTTTGCGCCGGCGGTGCTTTTGCCAGGGCTGATAAAGACAGTCTGCTCACCCAGCTCAGTTATACCATCGCGCAAAAGGAGGTTTATAACAGCACCAAAGAAGACCGGATAGCCCGCTTAAAGCAACAGCTCGGAAACGAGGCGTTATCCCTGCAGGAGCAGTTCGGGCTCATTGATACGTTATATACCGAGTACAGGTCTTTTAAGTATGATTCGGCATTTACCTATGCGCAAAAACTGCAGCGCACGGCCGCTAAACTCAACGACACCAACCGGAGCACCTACGCTAAAATTCAGGTAAGCTTTATTCTGCTCTCGTCCGGCATGTTTAAAGAAACCCTGGACTCGCTGCGAACGGTTAGTTTGACCAACCAGCCCGACAGCATCCGGGTAGCCTACTATGCCCTGAAGGCACGCGCCTACTACGATCTGGCCAACTATAACATGGACAACTATTATGCCCGCCGTTATATAGCCAGCGGTAACCGCTACCTGGATTCGGCCATGGCCCTGACCAGCCCCAACACCCTGACTTATCACTCGCTGAGCGGGCTGCGCAACCTCAAGTCTGGAAAGTATGAGAAAGCAGCCGATGATTTCCGGCAGATCCTGCAGGCCCACCACCCCAGCTTACACCAGTATGCCATAGCCGCCGCCTCGCTCGGCACTGTTTACAAAGAAACCGGCGATACGGAAAAGGCCATTTACTGGATGGCCAGGGCTGCCATTGCCGACATAAAATCCAGCACCAGCGAGGCAGTGGCTCTCATGAACCTGGCAGAACTGCTTTACGAGAAGGGCGATGAGAACAGGGCCTATACTTATATAAAACAAGCGCTGGAAGACGCCACTTTCTATGGCGCCAGGCAACGCAAGATCCAGGTAGCCGCTATCCTGCCCATCATTGAGGGCGAACGGCTAACGACGGTGGAGAGCCAGCGACAGCGCCTATTCTTTTATGCCCTGGCGGTTACGGTGCTATCGGGACTGGTGATCCTTTTTGCTGTCATCATTTTCAGGCAGGTGCGCCGGCTCAAACAGGCAGAAAAGAAAATTTCGGAAGCCAACGAAGACCTGCAGCACATGAATGCTAACCTGGTGGAAGCAAACAAGATCAAGGAAGAATACCTGGGCTACTCCTTTAACAGCTACGCCGATTATATCAGCAAATTGGAGAAGTTCAAGCTCTCGATCGACAAGAAGTTAACGGCCCGAAAGTATGACGAGATCCAGCAAGTGCTCAAGTCGGTAAACCTGAAGAAAGAAAGAGGATTGCTTTACCAAAGCTTTGACAAGGTTTTTCTCAAGCTGTTCCCAAACTTTGTCCCGGCCTTTAATGCTTATTTTAATGAGGAAGACAAGATCGTGCCGGCCGATCATGAGTCGCTGACGATCGAGCTGCGGATCTTTGCACTCATCCGGATGGGCATCCACGATCACGAGCAGATCGCCCAGATCCTGGAATACTCGGTAAATACGATCTATACGTATAAGACCAGGGTCAAAAACAGGTCCTTGCTACCAAACGAGGAGTTTGAAAAAAAGATCATGGAAATAAAAGCCTTCTAG
- a CDS encoding SusC/RagA family TonB-linked outer membrane protein produces the protein MLASNFKPAAYHQPFAGSQQTDVTVQGKVTDENGAALPGVTVVLKGSTRGTATDVNGTYTLAVPATGATLVFSYIGYSTKEVAVGNQTSLNVALGQDTKALQEVVVVGYGTQKKSDLTGSVTSVSEEEFQKGNIVTPEQLVAGKVAGVQITSNSGAPGAGSQIRIRGGSSLNASNDPLVVIDGVPVDNNAISGSSNPLSLINPNDIESFNILKDASATAIYGSRASNGVIIITTKKGKAGDKLRVNFSTLASMSQVPNKVDVLTGDEFRNVVNQYASPENKLLLGNANTDWQDLIYRKAYSTDNNLSVSGSIKSVPYRVSVGYLDQNGVLLTSNMKRSTGTLSLNPSLLDDHLKVNLNVKGMLSKHQFADEGAIGSAVTFDPTQPVYSDNAFGGYFEWVGADGNINTLAPRNPLSMLKQRDDHSDVKRSIGNIQFDYKLHFLPDLHANLNLGYDISKGEGSTTLPTTLASVYTQGGSFHQYEQKKSNQLLDFYLNYVKDLSGIKSHIDATAGYSYQKFNTQVPPFATLNLAGDTITQAPRPDEFTNVLLSFFGRINYNFNERYLLTATVRRDGSSRFSPDNRWGTFPALALAWRISEEPFMRNIASLSDLKLRVGYGLTGQQDIGSYYPYLPRYAYSNNEASYQFGNQYYYTLRPAGYDKNIKWEETATYNAGLDFGFLNNKISGSVEYYFKKTKDLLAIIQVPAGSNLTNRLYTNVGNMENRGVEAVLNYSAISTDKVQWDLSVNGTYNQNKITNLSKTGDTTSIGIPTGGIGGGVGNNIQIYTVDYPRNSFYVYKQVYDQSGNPIERLYSDLNGDGIINDQDFYRYKSADPKVYLGFSSQLTYDRWNFGFVFRGSIGNYVYNNVNAANAYYNNVDWTGYLLTLPTNVLETNFVSEKPERLFSDYYVENASFLRLDNINLGYNFGSVLNDKINLRLTASGQNIFVITNYSGLDPEVASGIDNNFYPRPRVFSLGLNVDFK, from the coding sequence ATGCTTGCCAGCAATTTCAAGCCGGCAGCATACCACCAGCCCTTTGCAGGAAGCCAGCAAACCGATGTAACTGTGCAGGGGAAAGTGACGGACGAGAACGGCGCTGCGTTACCCGGCGTAACGGTGGTACTGAAAGGTTCGACCCGCGGAACGGCCACCGACGTGAACGGTACCTATACACTTGCCGTACCGGCCACAGGCGCAACCCTCGTTTTCTCCTACATCGGCTATTCGACCAAGGAAGTAGCCGTTGGAAATCAGACTAGCCTGAATGTGGCGCTTGGTCAGGACACCAAGGCCCTGCAGGAAGTAGTTGTAGTGGGTTACGGCACGCAAAAGAAAAGCGACCTTACAGGCTCTGTGACTTCAGTTTCAGAGGAAGAGTTTCAAAAGGGAAACATCGTTACACCAGAGCAGTTGGTGGCCGGTAAAGTTGCAGGCGTGCAGATTACGTCAAACAGTGGTGCGCCAGGTGCAGGCAGCCAGATCAGAATTCGCGGCGGCTCATCCCTGAATGCCAGTAACGACCCACTGGTGGTGATAGATGGTGTTCCTGTAGATAATAACGCTATTTCAGGTTCATCCAACCCCTTGTCGCTTATCAACCCGAATGATATAGAGTCATTTAACATCCTAAAAGATGCCTCAGCCACTGCTATTTATGGCTCAAGAGCCTCTAACGGTGTGATTATCATTACTACAAAAAAAGGCAAAGCCGGAGATAAGCTAAGGGTTAACTTCAGCACGCTTGCTTCTATGTCTCAGGTACCCAACAAAGTTGATGTACTAACCGGTGACGAGTTTCGTAATGTGGTGAATCAATACGCTTCGCCTGAAAACAAACTGCTCTTAGGCAATGCCAATACCGACTGGCAGGATCTAATTTACCGCAAAGCCTACAGCACCGACAACAACCTGAGTGTAAGTGGCTCTATTAAATCCGTCCCGTATCGTGTATCGGTAGGCTACCTCGATCAGAACGGGGTGCTGCTTACCTCCAACATGAAACGAAGCACAGGAACGCTGAGCTTAAATCCGAGCCTGCTGGATGATCACCTGAAGGTTAATCTGAATGTAAAAGGCATGCTTTCCAAGCATCAGTTTGCCGATGAAGGAGCCATTGGTTCAGCTGTAACCTTTGACCCCACGCAGCCGGTTTATTCCGACAATGCTTTTGGCGGCTATTTTGAGTGGGTAGGTGCAGACGGCAACATCAATACGCTTGCCCCGCGAAACCCACTGAGCATGCTGAAGCAACGTGACGACCACAGCGACGTAAAGCGAAGCATTGGTAACATTCAGTTTGACTACAAGCTGCACTTTTTACCAGACCTGCACGCTAACCTGAACTTAGGCTATGATATATCGAAGGGCGAAGGTTCCACCACGCTTCCTACCACGTTAGCCTCTGTTTACACACAAGGCGGCAGCTTCCACCAGTATGAGCAAAAGAAGAGTAACCAATTGCTGGATTTCTACCTCAATTATGTAAAGGATTTATCAGGCATTAAAAGCCACATAGATGCAACGGCCGGCTACTCTTACCAGAAGTTCAACACGCAGGTGCCTCCCTTTGCCACTTTAAACCTTGCCGGCGATACCATAACACAGGCGCCTAGACCTGATGAGTTCACCAACGTGCTTCTCTCGTTCTTCGGAAGAATAAATTACAACTTCAATGAACGTTACCTGCTTACGGCAACCGTGCGCAGAGATGGATCTTCCAGATTTAGCCCGGATAACCGCTGGGGCACTTTCCCGGCACTGGCACTTGCATGGCGCATCTCGGAAGAACCCTTTATGAGAAACATCGCTTCGCTTTCCGATCTGAAGTTAAGAGTTGGCTATGGCCTAACAGGTCAGCAGGACATTGGCTCCTATTACCCGTACCTGCCCCGCTACGCGTACAGCAACAACGAAGCCAGCTACCAGTTTGGAAACCAGTATTATTATACGCTTCGCCCAGCCGGTTACGACAAGAACATCAAGTGGGAAGAGACCGCTACGTATAATGCCGGCCTGGACTTTGGTTTCCTGAATAACAAGATCTCGGGTAGTGTTGAATACTATTTCAAAAAGACCAAAGACTTGCTGGCTATCATCCAGGTACCTGCCGGTTCTAACCTCACCAACAGGCTTTACACAAATGTGGGCAACATGGAAAACAGAGGTGTGGAAGCCGTGCTTAATTACAGTGCCATCAGCACTGATAAAGTGCAGTGGGATCTGAGCGTAAATGGTACCTATAACCAGAACAAGATCACAAACCTGAGCAAAACAGGTGATACCACTTCTATTGGCATCCCAACAGGCGGCATTGGCGGCGGCGTAGGTAACAATATTCAGATATATACTGTGGACTACCCCAGAAACTCCTTCTATGTGTATAAGCAGGTTTATGACCAAAGCGGAAATCCTATCGAGCGCCTGTATAGCGACCTTAACGGTGACGGCATCATAAACGATCAGGATTTTTACCGTTATAAAAGCGCGGATCCGAAAGTATACCTTGGCTTTAGCTCGCAGTTAACCTATGACAGGTGGAACTTTGGATTCGTATTCCGCGGCTCCATCGGCAACTATGTTTACAACAACGTAAATGCGGCAAATGCCTATTATAACAATGTAGACTGGACCGGTTACCTGCTGACATTGCCGACAAACGTACTGGAAACCAACTTTGTAAGCGAGAAACCTGAGCGTCTGTTTTCCGATTACTATGTTGAGAATGCGTCATTCCTGCGCCTGGACAACATTAATCTCGGCTACAACTTCGGCAGCGTCCTGAATGATAAAATAAACCTCCGTTTAACCGCCAGTGGCCAGAACATCTTTGTGATTACCAATTACTCCGGCTTAGACCCCGAAGTAGCCAGCGGTATCGACAATAACTTCTACCCACGGCCACGTGTTTTCTCACTGGGATTAAATGTTGATTTTAAATAG
- a CDS encoding RagB/SusD family nutrient uptake outer membrane protein, which translates to MKTIYFKRILFSGVIALTMASSCTDDLDQTPPYEVTSATVYKDFSNYKNVLAKLYAGYAVTGQQGPAGNADISGGDEGFSSYLRQYWQLQELPTDEAVIGWGDAGLPDLHNMSWTSNNQFVTALFSRIYYQISLTNEFIRETTDAKLSERGISGANLEIAKQYRAEARFLRALSYWHALDMFGGNIPFVTEENAPGAFFPKPTNRTDLFNYIESELLDIQDDLVAARQNEYGRADQAAAWTLLAKLYLNAEVYTGQKRYTDVVTYANKVINAGYNLEPEYSHLFLTDNNTSNEIIFPIVFDGLRTQTYGGMTFLTHAPVGGSMKPADFGIEGGWAGLRTTKAIVNLFPDVTGDTDERALFYTNGQDLEIDEIGPFTEGYPITKYKNISSTGQPGSSPTKAFPDTDFPMFRLADVYLMYAEAVLRGGSGGDIATAVTYINDLRERAYDGPSGDIAANALTLDFILNERARELNWEAQRRTDLIRFGKFTGNEYLWPWKGGTKEGTAVESFRSIYPIPSVDLVANPNLTQNQGY; encoded by the coding sequence ATGAAAACCATATATTTTAAAAGGATTCTATTTTCAGGAGTAATTGCGCTAACGATGGCCTCCTCCTGTACCGACGATTTAGATCAGACCCCGCCATACGAGGTAACCTCGGCCACGGTGTACAAGGATTTCAGCAACTACAAGAACGTGCTTGCTAAGCTGTATGCCGGCTATGCGGTAACAGGCCAGCAGGGCCCTGCCGGCAATGCTGATATCTCTGGCGGCGACGAAGGTTTCTCCAGCTACCTGCGCCAGTACTGGCAATTACAGGAGCTCCCAACCGATGAAGCCGTTATTGGCTGGGGCGACGCCGGACTCCCGGATCTGCACAACATGAGCTGGACCTCGAACAACCAGTTTGTTACAGCCCTGTTTAGCCGTATTTATTACCAGATATCACTTACAAACGAGTTTATTCGCGAAACCACCGATGCCAAGCTTTCCGAGCGCGGCATTAGCGGCGCGAACCTGGAAATAGCGAAGCAGTATCGCGCGGAAGCTCGTTTTCTAAGAGCGCTCAGCTACTGGCACGCCCTGGATATGTTTGGTGGCAACATACCTTTTGTAACAGAAGAAAATGCGCCCGGCGCTTTTTTCCCGAAGCCAACAAACAGAACAGACCTGTTCAACTATATTGAGTCTGAGTTGCTCGATATTCAAGACGACTTGGTAGCAGCCAGACAAAACGAGTATGGCCGCGCAGACCAAGCTGCAGCCTGGACCCTCCTGGCCAAGCTATATCTGAATGCTGAGGTGTATACCGGCCAGAAGCGTTACACAGACGTGGTTACATACGCAAACAAGGTGATAAATGCAGGCTATAACCTGGAGCCGGAATACAGCCACTTGTTCCTGACGGACAATAACACCTCCAATGAGATCATCTTCCCGATCGTATTCGATGGTTTGAGAACACAGACCTATGGCGGAATGACTTTCCTGACACACGCGCCCGTAGGCGGTAGTATGAAGCCGGCTGATTTTGGCATAGAAGGCGGCTGGGCAGGCCTTCGCACTACAAAAGCTATTGTTAATTTATTCCCGGATGTTACGGGTGATACAGACGAAAGAGCTTTGTTCTATACCAATGGCCAGGACCTTGAAATTGATGAGATCGGTCCTTTTACCGAAGGCTATCCCATCACTAAATACAAAAACATCAGCTCAACAGGCCAGCCAGGCTCAAGCCCAACAAAAGCCTTCCCAGACACTGACTTCCCAATGTTTCGCTTAGCAGATGTGTATCTGATGTATGCCGAAGCTGTTTTGAGAGGCGGAAGTGGCGGCGATATAGCTACTGCCGTAACGTACATCAACGACCTGCGTGAAAGAGCTTACGATGGCCCATCCGGCGATATAGCGGCGAATGCGCTGACACTCGACTTTATCCTGAACGAGAGAGCGCGGGAACTGAACTGGGAAGCGCAGCGCAGAACCGACCTGATCCGCTTTGGAAAATTTACAGGAAATGAATACCTGTGGCCATGGAAAGGCGGTACGAAGGAAGGCACAGCAGTTGAGAGTTTCCGCTCCATTTATCCCATCCCTTCGGTAGATCTGGTGGCCAACCCTAACTTAACACAAAATCAGGGTTATTAA
- a CDS encoding SusE domain-containing protein codes for MKTWIKQLFILSALSLVLFSCEKDEDRAILNVGAAPALTASSTNLILLEEAAKNEAITLTWTEADYGFDAAVNYQLQIDTAGDNFVKPYSADLGSTLSKTYTVEELNTLMTKLKYTPEEPQEIKIRIKASVSEFVDPVYSNVAAVTVTPYSTFIEPTFIYVPGDYQGWAPDKAPALVSVEANGIYTGIISFAGTNNRKFKFTPERDWDMDYGMGSTPTSLKEKGSDLEVPANDVYKITADLNNLTWSFARYSWGIIGDATAGGWDSDQDMQYVNGESIWKATLILKAGKIKFRLNDAWDVNYGDDNVGDDALNAGGADIPVASAGTYEITFKLDQEGVASYTIVKK; via the coding sequence ATGAAAACCTGGATAAAACAACTATTCATACTCAGCGCACTCTCGCTTGTGCTTTTTTCCTGTGAAAAAGACGAAGACAGAGCGATATTAAACGTAGGTGCTGCACCGGCACTTACTGCTTCTTCAACAAATCTTATTTTGCTGGAAGAAGCCGCAAAAAACGAGGCAATAACTCTTACCTGGACTGAGGCAGACTATGGATTTGATGCAGCGGTTAACTACCAGCTTCAGATCGATACAGCCGGAGACAACTTTGTAAAGCCTTACAGTGCTGACCTGGGCAGTACGCTAAGCAAAACCTATACGGTAGAGGAGTTAAATACCTTAATGACAAAGTTAAAGTACACACCAGAAGAGCCTCAGGAAATTAAAATAAGAATCAAGGCCAGCGTGTCTGAATTCGTGGATCCTGTTTACTCCAATGTGGCTGCTGTTACGGTTACACCTTACTCCACGTTTATAGAGCCTACCTTTATTTATGTGCCGGGTGATTACCAGGGCTGGGCACCGGACAAAGCACCGGCACTGGTTTCAGTAGAAGCCAATGGCATCTATACAGGCATTATCAGCTTTGCAGGCACCAATAACCGGAAGTTTAAATTCACCCCTGAAAGAGACTGGGACATGGATTATGGTATGGGCAGTACCCCGACCTCCCTGAAGGAGAAGGGTTCTGACCTGGAAGTGCCCGCCAACGATGTATATAAGATTACGGCCGACCTGAATAACCTTACCTGGTCATTTGCCCGATATTCCTGGGGTATTATTGGAGATGCTACTGCCGGTGGTTGGGATTCCGACCAAGACATGCAGTATGTGAACGGGGAAAGTATCTGGAAAGCTACTTTGATTCTGAAAGCCGGAAAAATAAAATTCAGGCTTAATGATGCATGGGACGTCAATTATGGCGATGATAATGTAGGTGATGATGCGCTGAATGCAGGCGGGGCCGATATACCTGTAGCGTCAGCCGGCACCTATGAAATCACTTTCAAGCTAGATCAGGAGGGTGTAGCCAGCTACACCATTGTTAAAAAGTAA